In Haloarchaeobius salinus, the following are encoded in one genomic region:
- a CDS encoding NAD-dependent epimerase/dehydratase family protein, with protein MRVLVTGSEGSLMQWTIKHLVEDGHDVVGVDNHARYDDYEHTKVVDNSEYEFHKADLTDYDRVMELTADVDGVINAAALIYGVKGFHEYPADILSNDLSIHRNILEGAKENGVDRVAYLSSSMVYEQDEPPHEEDDVWDSTVPSTDYGLSKVVGERQSMAFEE; from the coding sequence ATGAGGGTGCTCGTCACGGGCAGCGAGGGGTCGCTGATGCAGTGGACGATCAAGCACCTCGTCGAGGACGGCCACGACGTCGTCGGTGTGGACAACCACGCTCGCTACGACGACTACGAGCACACGAAGGTCGTGGACAACTCCGAGTACGAGTTCCACAAGGCAGACCTCACCGACTACGACCGCGTGATGGAGCTCACCGCGGACGTCGACGGCGTCATCAACGCCGCCGCACTCATCTACGGCGTCAAAGGGTTCCACGAGTACCCGGCGGATATCCTCTCGAACGATCTCAGCATCCACCGGAACATCCTCGAGGGAGCGAAGGAGAACGGCGTCGACCGCGTCGCCTACCTCTCCAGCTCGATGGTGTACGAGCAGGACGAGCCGCCGCACGAGGAGGACGACGTCTGGGACAGCACGGTCCCATCCACGGACTACGGTCTCTCGAAGGTGGTCGGCGAGCGTCAGAGCATGGCGTTCGAGGAGC